A region from the Parabacteroides sp. FAFU027 genome encodes:
- the hemL gene encoding glutamate-1-semialdehyde 2,1-aminomutase, whose amino-acid sequence MRDYKNSIAAFREAQKHIPGGVNSPVRSFKSVDGDPLFIARAKGAKVYDIDGNEYIDYVGSWGPMILGHAHQSVLDALKEVSELGVSYGAPTLLETEMAMMIKRMMPSIESVRMVNSGTEATMSALRLARGFTGRELVLKFEGCYHGHNDSFLIKAGSGALTFGTPNSPGVTTGTAQSTLIAKYNDLESVKQLFEKHGEHIAAVILEPVTGNMGVVEPLKDFLQGVRDLCTEYGTVLIFDEVMTGFRLAAGGAQELYSITPDLTTLGKIIGGGLPVGAYGGKQEIMDQLAPKGPVYQAGTLSGNPLAMAAGLATLRILEQTPFFYNVMDMKAARLAKGLKKCLAETGIPGVVNRVGSMFTLFFTEEQSVKSFDDVMKSDTKRFARFFKLSLDAGVYLAPSQFEAGFVSIAHTDEMIDQTVEAALNAMKQL is encoded by the coding sequence ATGAGAGACTACAAAAACAGTATTGCCGCTTTTCGGGAGGCGCAAAAACACATTCCCGGAGGCGTGAACTCACCCGTACGCTCGTTTAAAAGCGTAGATGGGGATCCCCTTTTTATCGCAAGAGCCAAAGGCGCAAAAGTGTATGACATCGATGGTAACGAGTACATCGACTATGTCGGTTCATGGGGCCCGATGATTTTGGGTCATGCACACCAAAGTGTCCTTGATGCTTTAAAGGAAGTTTCAGAATTAGGCGTGAGCTACGGTGCACCTACATTGCTCGAAACCGAAATGGCGATGATGATTAAGCGTATGATGCCTTCTATCGAGTCGGTTCGTATGGTAAATTCAGGAACCGAAGCGACTATGAGCGCATTGCGTCTGGCTCGCGGTTTCACCGGACGTGAACTGGTGTTGAAGTTTGAAGGTTGTTACCACGGTCACAACGACAGCTTCCTGATTAAAGCCGGTTCGGGAGCACTGACTTTTGGTACCCCAAATTCTCCGGGCGTTACCACCGGAACTGCACAAAGCACTTTGATTGCAAAATATAATGACCTGGAGTCTGTTAAGCAATTGTTCGAGAAACATGGTGAACACATTGCGGCTGTAATTCTGGAACCTGTGACCGGGAATATGGGTGTTGTTGAGCCTCTGAAAGACTTCTTGCAAGGCGTTCGTGACCTTTGTACAGAATACGGTACTGTGCTGATTTTCGACGAGGTAATGACCGGATTCCGTCTGGCTGCCGGTGGTGCTCAAGAATTGTATAGCATCACTCCGGATTTGACTACATTAGGAAAAATCATCGGTGGAGGTCTTCCTGTTGGGGCTTATGGCGGTAAGCAGGAAATTATGGATCAACTGGCACCTAAAGGTCCGGTTTATCAGGCCGGAACATTATCCGGAAACCCATTGGCTATGGCAGCCGGATTGGCGACCCTGAGAATCCTTGAACAAACGCCGTTCTTCTACAACGTGATGGATATGAAAGCGGCCCGTTTAGCAAAAGGTTTGAAAAAATGTCTGGCAGAAACCGGCATTCCGGGTGTGGTAAATCGTGTCGGTTCCATGTTTACGTTGTTCTTTACCGAAGAACAATCCGTGAAGAGTTTTGATGATGTGATGAAATCAGACACCAAACGTTTTGCACGCTTCTTTAAACTTTCACTCGATGCAGGTGTTTATTTAGCACCGTCGCAATTCGAGGCCGGTTTTGTCTCAATCGCCCATACCGATGAGATGATTGACCAGACCGTTGAGGCTGCTTTGAATGCGATGAAGCAGTTATAA
- the hemB gene encoding porphobilinogen synthase: MSFPVTRLRRLRKSPVLRDLVRETVLTRDDLVMPLFVCPGTKVSNPISSMPGNYQMSVDLLVENAKALYDKGLKSVLLFGIPEHKDEHGLVACEHNGIVQKAARALKKEVPGLYLIADVCNCEYTTHGHCGTIVNGDVDNDLTLVTLAKQSVSLAEEGIDMVAPSDMMDGRVGAIRQALDANGFQMTPIMAYSAKYASAFYGPFREAAESTPQFGDRRTYQMDPANSNEALREVALDIEEGADIVMVKPALSYLDIIQKVKTNFNMPVAAYNVSGEFAMVKAAAEKGWIDEKRIVHEILTSIKRAGSDIIITYHAQDVLGDL; encoded by the coding sequence ATGTCATTTCCAGTTACCCGTTTGCGTCGTTTGCGCAAATCACCCGTATTAAGAGACCTGGTACGCGAGACTGTACTGACTCGCGACGATTTGGTGATGCCTTTGTTTGTCTGCCCGGGCACGAAGGTCAGCAATCCCATCAGCTCCATGCCCGGCAACTATCAGATGTCCGTGGATTTGTTGGTGGAAAATGCCAAAGCACTTTACGATAAGGGTTTAAAGTCGGTGCTGCTTTTCGGAATTCCCGAGCACAAAGATGAGCATGGATTGGTAGCCTGTGAACATAACGGCATTGTCCAGAAAGCTGCCCGCGCATTAAAAAAGGAGGTGCCGGGTTTGTATCTGATTGCTGACGTCTGCAACTGCGAATATACCACACACGGCCATTGCGGAACCATTGTCAACGGAGATGTGGACAATGATCTTACTCTGGTAACATTGGCCAAACAAAGTGTATCACTGGCTGAGGAAGGGATTGACATGGTTGCCCCAAGCGATATGATGGACGGTCGGGTCGGGGCTATCCGACAGGCATTGGATGCCAACGGATTTCAAATGACACCGATCATGGCCTATTCGGCTAAATACGCCTCTGCTTTCTACGGTCCTTTCCGTGAAGCTGCCGAGAGTACGCCTCAGTTTGGGGACCGTCGCACTTACCAGATGGATCCGGCCAATTCAAACGAAGCATTGCGTGAAGTGGCGCTTGACATCGAAGAAGGAGCTGACATCGTGATGGTAAAACCGGCATTGAGCTACCTCGATATTATTCAGAAGGTTAAAACAAACTTCAATATGCCGGTGGCTGCTTACAATGTCAGCGGTGAATTTGCGATGGTAAAAGCCGCTGCCGAGAAAGGCTGGATTGATGAAAAACGCATTGTTCACGAAATCCTGACTTCCATCAAACGGGCAGGTTCCGATATTATCATCACTTACCACGCACAGGATGTGTTGGGTGATTTATAA
- the hemC gene encoding hydroxymethylbilane synthase yields MNKVRIGTRGSQLALYQAEKVKSELQEAFPELTVEIEIIHTKGDKILDVALSKIGDKGLFTKEIENALLDGSVDIAVHSLKDLPTTLPEGLKLGAVLERAEFRDAFVSRDGRKLSEMKAGDVIATSSLRRQAGLLQVHPDVTLKDIRGNVNTRLKRMEEGYCDAMIMAAAGLQRLGLDRYITEVIDPEVIMPAVSQGAIAIEMRQDDPRVETILSKINHAETWQVVAAERAFLRTLEGGCQVPLGCYSRLENEQLKLSGFVASVDGKEMIRETLTGDIAEPEKLGIQLAELLKEKGAEKLLADVRMR; encoded by the coding sequence ATGAATAAAGTAAGAATAGGAACCCGTGGCAGCCAGCTTGCCCTTTATCAGGCGGAGAAAGTAAAAAGCGAATTGCAAGAAGCTTTTCCCGAACTGACCGTGGAGATTGAAATCATCCACACGAAAGGTGATAAGATTCTGGATGTGGCTTTGTCCAAGATCGGGGATAAAGGCCTTTTTACCAAAGAGATTGAGAATGCTCTTCTCGATGGTTCGGTCGATATCGCCGTGCACAGTCTCAAGGACTTACCCACCACCTTGCCCGAAGGATTGAAACTTGGGGCGGTATTGGAGCGTGCAGAATTTCGTGATGCTTTTGTAAGTCGCGATGGACGCAAGCTTTCCGAGATGAAAGCCGGTGACGTGATTGCCACTTCAAGCCTGCGCCGTCAGGCAGGTTTATTGCAGGTGCATCCCGATGTTACGTTGAAAGATATCCGTGGAAATGTCAATACCCGCCTGAAACGGATGGAAGAAGGTTACTGCGATGCTATGATTATGGCCGCAGCCGGATTGCAACGCCTGGGTTTGGATCGTTACATTACCGAAGTTATCGATCCTGAAGTGATCATGCCAGCGGTGAGTCAGGGCGCTATCGCGATTGAGATGCGTCAGGATGATCCGCGCGTGGAAACCATTTTATCCAAAATCAACCATGCCGAAACCTGGCAGGTTGTAGCTGCTGAGCGTGCTTTCCTGCGAACTCTCGAAGGAGGCTGTCAGGTGCCGCTGGGCTGTTATTCCCGGTTGGAAAACGAACAGTTAAAGCTGAGCGGATTTGTAGCCTCGGTTGATGGCAAAGAGATGATTCGCGAAACGCTTACCGGTGATATTGCAGAGCCTGAAAAGTTGGGCATTCAATTAGCTGAATTGCTCAAAGAAAAAGGGGCAGAGAAATTACTAGCAGATGTGAGAATGAGATAA
- the hemA gene encoding glutamyl-tRNA reductase — translation MIGLLGISYKTAPLEVREKFAFPNEEIVPFSEFLQQETEISDIVLLSTCNRTELYFSQDKYDRQSAFELVFNAMLRFKNIDLNCWHQFYHLWGCDAVRHLYKVASGLDSMILGEDQIIGQVKESYLFCTKAALTDAVLMRLFQKSFEAGKRVRTETGIKLGTTSVSSAAVELCAQLFGDLTDKSVLLVGAGETGSLALQNIVQKGVTQITVANRTLERAQALADEHNGDVLHFDEFNQHLHKYDIVVVATGAQSLLITSEMVEQAQQCEECGTQVFIDLSVPRNIDENIGDLAGVQLFGVDDLEEVVRESAERKLECVDSAMEIIEEVVADFNEWMASRSLRPVIKAISSKFQKFSQLELAEAKKKHSNEVYDAIVEYDQQLTQRYMNLLVKNLKDMTDNGKTLDSLQFVSELFKKE, via the coding sequence TCTTGCAACAGGAGACGGAGATTTCCGATATCGTGCTTCTTTCGACCTGCAACCGCACCGAACTCTATTTTTCACAAGATAAATATGACCGCCAGAGCGCTTTTGAATTGGTCTTCAACGCGATGCTCCGGTTTAAGAATATTGACCTGAACTGCTGGCATCAGTTTTATCACCTGTGGGGATGCGATGCCGTGCGCCACTTGTACAAAGTGGCTTCGGGGCTCGATTCGATGATTCTCGGCGAAGACCAGATCATCGGACAGGTGAAAGAGTCTTATCTTTTTTGCACCAAAGCGGCATTGACCGATGCCGTGTTGATGCGCCTTTTTCAAAAGTCTTTTGAGGCAGGTAAACGGGTGCGCACCGAAACCGGCATCAAGCTGGGGACAACCTCAGTAAGTAGTGCGGCAGTGGAGCTTTGTGCTCAGCTTTTCGGTGATTTAACCGATAAGTCGGTTTTGCTGGTCGGGGCAGGAGAGACCGGAAGCCTGGCCCTGCAAAACATCGTGCAGAAAGGCGTTACGCAGATCACCGTGGCCAACCGCACCCTTGAACGGGCTCAGGCATTGGCCGACGAACACAATGGTGACGTACTTCATTTCGACGAATTCAACCAGCATTTGCATAAATACGATATCGTGGTGGTGGCCACTGGCGCCCAATCGTTGCTGATTACTTCCGAAATGGTGGAACAGGCACAGCAATGCGAGGAATGTGGCACGCAGGTTTTTATCGACCTCTCCGTCCCGCGGAATATTGATGAAAACATTGGTGACCTGGCTGGGGTGCAGCTTTTCGGCGTGGATGACCTCGAAGAGGTGGTTCGTGAAAGCGCTGAAAGGAAGCTGGAATGTGTGGATTCGGCGATGGAGATCATCGAAGAGGTAGTGGCCGACTTCAATGAGTGGATGGCCAGCCGTTCCCTGCGTCCGGTGATCAAGGCGATTTCCTCGAAATTTCAGAAGTTCAGCCAGCTCGAACTGGCCGAGGCAAAGAAAAAACACTCCAACGAGGTTTACGATGCCATCGTCGAATACGATCAGCAGCTCACACAACGTTACATGAATCTGCTGGTGAAGAATCTGAAGGACATGACCGATAATGGTAAGACTCTGGATTCGTTGCAGTTTGTTTCGGAGCTGTTTAAGAAGGAATAA